TACCCCCGGAAAGGTCATCAGATGATCGATACCACGGGCTACTTGCTGACAGCCCAGAGGCCTTTGCTCAGGCAGGTGACTACCGTACATATCGCGCTTTCGAGGAACAAAGTCCTTTCGACATGTCAAACAGAGGACTTGGCATCAGCCTCCATCTGACACCAGTCACACCGGGGGTTTACATTGCAGCGCTCAACTGTCCAGTCCCATCAACACTTGATGGATTCCTCGGTATATTTGTGAAGAAGCTGGAGACCGGGGCCAAACAGTACGCAAGGATACGCAGTGATCAGCTCGCCTCGCTACACGTAAGAGGGCGCCTCGAGCAGATCTTTGTTCGAGCTTCTGTTCCCGAATTGGATGCGTGGTCTGATGCGATGCCAACCCACCTCTTTCACATCTCAAAGATGGGTTCCCTCGGGGAAGCAAAGCTGTCTTACGAGATGATCGACGTGCTGGCTGCGCCATTCGATAAGGACGAGATGGAAGCTTATCACAATCTCAACATTCGAAAGCACCCACGAGTACCAGCTACAAAGCCCGGGACCTTCAAGATGATCAAAGGTGACGGCCGTATCACAGCCGCCCTCCTACTCGGCCGTTCTGTTGACGATGAACGCTTCGCCCACTTGATTGGAGCCGGTAAGGACTTTGAGGTTGGCTTCGACGTGGTCGAATGCGACGAGCTCACACCGCTCGAAGCTTTTGAGGACCGATTCGAGCCTAGGGCGATGGGCAGGACTCTGAGTCTGCGGTATCACAATGTCAATGTGAGAGCTGAGACGCTGGTGAAATCCAACGTCAAGGTATACAACTTCGCCATATACATCGAAGGTATCGAGAAGACGCAGACAGAGGCCATTACTGAAGGAATAGCCAATTTTGTTGGGGTGTCGAAGAAGACGAGGCTGAGCAAGATTAAGCAGCTATTCTGAGCTTGTATGCTTCGAGCGAGGGCTCTATGTCAACAATTGGTCTCCATATCACTGGGGATCTCTGGCGCCTTCACGCTCGGGGTCTTGCTTAAGAGTCGAAGCGAAGGACTTCGCGACGGATCCAGGGCAGGTCTAAACGACAACCATCCTGTCCTTGTGATCCCCTCGGCGGATACCTCGTTACACCTTTGATGGACGTTCGACTCAACCACCCGACGCATCCACCCACCTGTCACAAATGATCATGCGGCAACGAACGACCTGGTGGTCGCCAAAATTCCCGAATTTGGTGAATGCAGCACTTCCCGTTTCGTGGCTTGAACTCTATCGCTCGATGCTCTTACCACATTAGGAGAAGACAGCGGCCACGAATATGCGACCTCATGCACACGAGGCACACTCATGCGCGCGAGAGTTCGATTGTGTATGACCTCAGCTCCGCCTCAATCTACGAAACAGTCGTTAGCAACCGTACTGGAGCTTTATTTTCTTGTTTAGTCGTATCACAGAGCGGATCACTTCTGCGCCTTCTGGATCGAGTTGGGGATCTTCGATGGTCTTGCTCGCGTTACTTCCGAGGCGCGTAGTGACCACTGCTCATACATGAGTTGCTGCGGCGAAGGGTTGCTATTTGATGGGAGGGAGTGAGAGCTAAGGAATGTCTGCATATGCAGCTCTGCAACTTCTTGAAAGGGAAAGAATGCTATGACCCGGCAGGTATCACACTACACAATTCTAAGTCGGACTGTGACACTAGCCACGCAGAGGTGGATGGGGAAGAGGTTGGTTGTTATTTGATGAGATGAAGTGAGAGCTAGGAAACGTCTGCATGAGCACTTTGCAACTTCTTGAAGAGGAAAGAATGTTTTGCCTTCGAGCAGTACAGTGTTGGTCATGGTGAAACCAAACCGTCATCCCTTGCGTTGCTTGCGTATGCTCGATGTGGAGTGTGTACGACTCGGCGTGGAAGTCAGCTGATTACCATGCAGCCTCGAGTGACCTTGAACCGAGAAACCTCAGAGCGGAATTGATCAACACATAATTGCTAAGATTTGTTACAAGATGCCTAGTATCATGCCAACCCCAGTCCATACAATCTACAACTTCGGCTTCCCACCCTCCCTCACCTCAGCACCAGCACCCGCAATCGCCAACTTACCCGTCTCCTTAACCTTCGTCTGAAACACGACAAGATTTCCCTCCCTCCACATCTCCGTCACAAGCGTCTGACCCGGCAGCACAATGCCCGCAAACCGGACCTTGATGTTCTTAAACTCCCCAAACGTCTTCAGCACCGCCTTACCCGCAATTCCAAACGAGCAGAGGCCGTGGAGAATTGGCACATCAAAGCCTCCAACTTTGGCGAAATCAGGGTCAACGTGTAGCGGATTCCTGTCACCGGAGAGACGATAGATCGCTGCGAGGTCTTCACTGGTCTTCTCTTCTACCACAGCGTCTGGGTTGCGCTTAGGTGGAGTGTGGACTTTACTCGCAGCACCTCTATCACCCCCCTGCTTCTGCCCACCGAAACCTCCCGACCCTCTCAAGAAAGCCGTACTCTCATTATAGAAAATCTCCTTCCCGCTCTTCTTGTCCTTGGTAATACTGCCCTGCACGACCACGGCGCTCTTGCCTTTATCTTGGACCTCGACGAGCGTGGGGTGGCAGATGAGGTCTGCCTCGGTTGGGATCGGGAAGGAGCGGATCTCGAGGTATTGCTCGCCGTGCAGGACCATGTTGGGCGAGAAGTTGGGGACGATGTCGGAGAGGGAGTAGGGGGTTTCGACGTTGAAGGGGGGGATGACGCCGAAGGTGGGGAGGGCTTGGAAGTTGTCGGCGCCTTCGAAGACGTAGTCGAGGTCGGTGCGTTTGGCGCCGATGCCTAGGTCTGTGGGAGGGGTGTGGGTGAGTATGCGGTTTAGGTAGGGGAGGTGGAGATGGACTTACTGTAGAGGATTACATCGCGCTCATCGTAGGAGAAGTCTGTGCCTTCTGCCTTGGCTTTCTTTGCTTCTGCGATCTTTGCGTTCCAATCTTCGTTGTCGCCGTCGTCTGTGGGCAGTGTTATCAGCGCGGGATCTTGAAGTATGGAGGCGATGTGGTTGATGGAGATATTGATATTGTATTTGTTCACTTATTTACAATTTCGACTTACCTGAGCTGCCCTTGTTCTTCCTGTTCTCAAAGTTACCCATGATCTTGTTGTTTGCAAATGGGACATCATGTGGATTGTCGGTGCCGGCTACGTCGAAGTTTGAGATCTTGTCCCACGCTGCCACGACAGCTTCTGGGGTCAGCTGCTCATCGACAGGGAACTGAGCACCTGGTGTCCGCTGCCACCTGGTCTCGCCAACCCATCCAGATCCGCTCTCGAACAAACGACCGGTTGGCTCACTTGGCATCTTGTCGGATGCCATGATGAGCACAACAGGCACAACGTAATCTGGCTTGAATGCTTGCACCATCTCCTCTGGCATGACGGAGCGGGTCATGTTCGTGCCGGCGTTTGGTGCGATTGTGTTGACGAAAATGTTGTACTTCTTGCCCTCACGAGCCAGCGCACGCGAGAAACCGAGAATACCGCACTTCGCCGCTGCATAGTTGGCCTGGCCGAAGTTTCCGTAGATACCAGAAGTTGAGGTCGTGTTGATGACACGGCCGTACTTCTGCTTGAGGAAGTATGGCCAAGCAGCCTTGGTGGCCTTGTATGTGCCCCGGAGATGGACGTCCAGCACTTGGTTGAACATCTTGTCATCCATGTTGTGGAAAGACTTGTCGCGCAGGATACCTGCGTTGTTGACGAGAACGTCGATGCGGCCGAAAGCATCGATTGCTGCCTTTACGACCTTGTCGCCGTCCTCAGCGCTGCATCGTACACCCACTGCCTGGCCACCCATCTTCTTGATCTCCTGAACAACAGGCTCAGGATCTGCGAGATCGTTGACCACGACAGATGCACCATACTTGGCAAAGTTCAGCGAGTAGAGGCGACCAAGACCGGCACCACCACCAGTGATGACTGCGACCTTGCCCTTGAAGTCCAGCTCTTGGGCCTTCGGGTTGGCTGGCAGCTTTTGTGCGTCCTCGAGAAGTGCCATGAAGTCGTTGGGTCCTGTTGGGTGCTGTGGCTTCGACCAGTCCTCAATGTCACTCCACTTCGCGAGCAGAGCACCTGGTGTGAAAGAGTTGTCTGCCTTGAGCAGAGCACCCCTGGAGCGCTCCCATCGGTACTTTGCAATGTGACCGCCGCCGAGCTCGAAGATGCCGCCCGACTCCTTGGTGTTCGACTTGTGTGTGAGGACAGCGACAAGTGGCACGATCCACTCGGGCTTGAGCATGTCCAGAACCTCCTTTGGCATGACTGTCGCAGTCAGACGCGAGGCCGCGATTGGTGCAATCGTGTTACAAAGGATGTTGTACTTGGCACCCTCCTTTGCCAGAGTCTCTGTGAAGCCTACTTGCGCCAGCTTGGCCGCCGAGTAGTTGCACTGTCCGAAGCTGCCAAAGAGGCCTGCCGCAGATGCAGTGCTTATCACGCGACCgtacttctgcttcctaAAGTGTGGCCATGCTGCTCTCGCGCACTTGTAAGCACCGATAACGTGCACCTTCATGATCAAGTCCCAGTCGTCATCTTTCATGTTCTTGAAGCTCACATCTCGGAGAATGCCGGCGTTGTTGATGAGCACATCGATTCGTCCGTAGTTGTCGATGGCGGTCTTGATGATGTTCTCGCCGTTCTGGACATCGTCGTAGTTGGCTACAGCCTTGCCGCCTGCCTTGGTGATCTCGTCGACCACTGCTTGCGCAGCCTATATCCATACCATGTGATCAGTACATTCTCCCATTGGTGTGTGTTGGTCGCACAGGCACACTTACAGTCTGGCCACCACCCTCACCCTTGAAGCTGCCACCGAGGTCGTTGACCACGACGTTAGCTCCTCTGCTGGCATAGAACAGAGCGTATGCCTTTCCCAGTCCATTTCCGGCGCCAGTGACCACGACGGTCTGGCCGTCCCATCTTAGCTGTTCGCTCATTGTGAAAGTGTGAAAGGGGTATGTATAATACAACAGCGACCGTGAAGCGCTTTGTGAAGAGGAGAAGAGAGGAAGAAGGTGAGGGCCAGGAAGTGCCAGTTACCTAGCTTTCTTTGAGGTCCGAGGAGCCAAACCAGCTGATCGTGTCGGCATGTCACGTACACGGCCGAGGCAAATGTCGTTCTCATCCAGGCCCCGGCGCATACAACTTCGGCAATGTCTTGTGTCCACAAGCTTTTTTTGTGGAAGAGCAAGGGCCCCGCGGTCTAGCCACTACTTGTCTGGTGGATATGACTCTATACACATGTGATCTTGGCTTTGGCTGTGGTTGACATCGTTCTCGGCGTCATCGCAGTCGAGCCGAGCTTCGATTGTGTTTCTCGAACTCTGTCCACGTTGCT
Above is a genomic segment from Fulvia fulva chromosome 3, complete sequence containing:
- a CDS encoding Vegetative incompatibility protein HET-E-1 encodes the protein MYTWYTEAAICHAYLADVSSSDPPELRRDKFYNNRWFTRGWTLQELLAPKQLIFYSTDQISLGNKRSLAEPLSGITGIDAAILRGERRLETASVAKRMSWAAQRKTSRPEDQAYSLMGLFNVNMPMLHGEGGEKAFLRLQEEIMKLSDDQSIFAWVTPHSKDNDERSKAGTGASPTPGKAFAQAGDYRTYRAFEEQSPFDMSNRGLGISLHLTPVTPGVYIAALNCPVPSTLDGFLGIFVKKLETGAKQYARIRSDQLASLHVRGRLEQIFVRASVPELDAWSDAMPTHLFHISKMGSLGEAKLSYEMIDVLAAPFDKDEMEAYHNLNIRKHPRVPATKPGTFKMIKGDGRITAALLLGRSVDDERFAHLIGAGKDFEVGFDVVECDELTPLEAFEDRFEPRAMGRTLSLRYHNVNVRAETLVKSNVKVYNFAIYIEGIEKTQTEAITEGIANFVGVSKKTRLSKIKQLF
- a CDS encoding Peroxisomal hydratase-dehydrogenase-epimerase, translating into MSEQLRWDGQTVVVTGAGNGLGKAYALFYASRGANVVVNDLGGSFKGEGGGQTAAQAVVDEITKAGGKAVANYDDVQNGENIIKTAIDNYGRIDVLINNAGILRDVSFKNMKDDDWDLIMKVHVIGAYKCARAAWPHFRKQKYGRVISTASAAGLFGSFGQCNYSAAKLAQVGFTETLAKEGAKYNILCNTIAPIAASRLTATVMPKEVLDMLKPEWIVPLVAVLTHKSNTKESGGIFELGGGHIAKYRWERSRGALLKADNSFTPGALLAKWSDIEDWSKPQHPTGPNDFMALLEDAQKLPANPKAQELDFKGKVAVITGGGAGLGRLYSLNFAKYGASVVVNDLADPEPVVQEIKKMGGQAVGVRCSAEDGDKVVKAAIDAFGRIDVLVNNAGILRDKSFHNMDDKMFNQVLDVHLRGTYKATKAAWPYFLKQKYGRVINTTSTSGIYGNFGQANYAAAKCGILGFSRALAREGKKYNIFVNTIAPNAGTNMTRSVMPEEMVQAFKPDYVVPVVLIMASDKMPSEPTGRLFESGSGWVGETRWQRTPGAQFPVDEQLTPEAVVAAWDKISNFDVAGTDNPHDVPFANNKIMGNFENRKNKGSSDDGDNEDWNAKIAEAKKAKAEGTDFSYDERDVILYNLGIGAKRTDLDYVFEGADNFQALPTFGVIPPFNVETPYSLSDIVPNFSPNMVLHGEQYLEIRSFPIPTEADLICHPTLVEVQDKGKSAVVVQGSITKDKKSGKEIFYNESTAFLRGSGGFGGQKQGGDRGAASKVHTPPKRNPDAVVEEKTSEDLAAIYRLSGDRNPLHVDPDFAKVGGFDVPILHGLCSFGIAGKAVLKTFGEFKNIKVRFAGIVLPGQTLVTEMWREGNLVVFQTKVKETGKLAIAGAGAEVREGGKPKL